A single Dermacentor variabilis isolate Ectoservices chromosome 9, ASM5094787v1, whole genome shotgun sequence DNA region contains:
- the LOC142558482 gene encoding solute carrier family 22 member 7-like, whose amino-acid sequence MPSVVAPTQNTWSRWSNATSRPQDTPSSSEEPLQYHCHAPYGHGRYQRRTLFFCIAAVVSLECHSNAFVLITGPVDHWCKPPAAFLNLSVQEWKSIGIPADAEGRYSHCFFYSLAGATANDTTVKEIPCAAWDYDQDRAATTARSFWNIVCHRRWLLVLGNTVYMCGALVVVPVAGCVADAVGRQPVIKAAVLTLVATTVLSCCTNSYPAYLATCFGNSACVSSVFVLTLILLFEVTPLSYRALYISVTAFVGVAATDMLFLVLTALRLPWSVARAVALSPTFALLPGLYFIFESPVWLLTHSRVQSAEAVMMRAAVINGVEPQRALDSVHRLLAQLGNGQQSDARISLVSLVTPGTVRTRAAIVCCIDFSIMLAFYVTSWVRIHHESPGMKVAFVCLSLPSYAVMYLAMTTFGRKQFLMVLLPVLGCICTARGVAVDAGAPLLSDVLLIIARDCAIVAIQATYLFIAEISPTAVRCVVMCVAYAFGRVGAMVASGLELLRHSGREDLTFAILGFLMFASFIIVLWLPESSYGRYTTRGVQPKDETTFPVQQPQAVTESKAALPEVEKSCPSPSQVHRNGGGSHDATAMTMIRAIHAVSRCVEVRIEMRIAMNVKHDAADERQARRS is encoded by the exons ATGCCTTCCGTCGTGGCACCTACGCAGAACACCTGGAGCCGATGGTCCAACGCAACTAGCCGACCTCAAGACACGCCCTCCAGCAGCGAAGAGCCCCTCCAGTACCACTGCCACGCGCCTTACGGTCATGGCAGATATCAGCGGCGCACTCTGTTTTTCTGCATCGCTGCAGTGGTGTCCTTGGAGTGCCACTCTAACGCTTTCGTCCTCATCACGGGCCCCGTGGACCACTGGTGCAAGCCCCCGGCCGCGTTCCTCAATCTTTCAGTCCAGGAATGGAAGAGCATCGGCATACCTGCCGACGCGGAGGGCCGCTACAGCCACTGCTTCTTCTACTCTCTCGCAGGCGCCACGGCCAATGACACGACCGTCAAAGAAATCCCCTGTGCAGCCTGGGACTACGACCAGGATAGAGCCGCGACTACGGCGCGTAGCTTCTGGAACATTGTGTGCCACCGGCGCTGGCTCCTGGTCCTGGGCAACACCGTCTACATGTGCGGAGCTCTGGTCGTGGTTCCCGTGGCCGGATGCGTTGCGGACGCCGTCGGCCGCCAGCCCGTCATCAAGGCGGCCGTTCTCACATTGGTCGCCACGACGGTGTTGAGCTGCTGCACCAACTCCTACCCTGCGTATCTGGCCACGTGCTTCGGCAACTCCGCCTGCGTCAGCAGTGTCTTCGTGCTCACTCTCATACTGTTGTTCGAGGTGACGCCGCTCAGCTATCGAGCCCTGTACATTAGCGTGACGGCCTTCGTTGGCGTCGCCGCGACGGACATGTTATTCCTCGTGCTGACAGCGCTCCGCCTGCCGTGGTCCGTGGCCCGCGCAGTTGCTCTGTCGCCCACATTCGCGCTGCTCCCCGGTCTCTACTTCATATTTGAGTCGCCGGTGTGGCTTCTCACCCACTCGCGTGTGCAGAGTGCCGAGGCCGTCATGATGCGAGCCGCGGTTATCAACGGCGTCGAACCACAGAGGGCACTAGACTCCGTGCACCGGCTGCTCGCCCAGCTTGGCAATGGCCAGCAGAGCGACGCGCGGATATCGCTGGTCAGCCTCGTCACTCCCGGCACCGTGCGCACCAGGGCGGCCATAGTGTGCTGCATCGACTTCTCCATCATGCTCGCCTTCTACGTCACCTCGTGGGTGAGAATTCACCACGAATCACCCGGGATGAAGGTGGCCTTCGTATGCCTGTCGCTGCCCAGCTACGCGGTAATGTACCTCGCCATGACCACGTTTGGACGAAAGCAGTTCCTCATGGTCCTGCTGCCGGTCTTGGGCTGCATCTGCACCGCGCGAGGCGTGGCTGTTGACGCAGGTGCCCCTCTACTCTCCGACGTCCTATTGATCATCGCGAGGGACTGCGCCATCGTGGCCATTCAAGCCACCTACCTTTTCATTGCCGAAATATCCCCGACGGCCGTCCGCTGCGTGGTAATGTGCGTCGCGTACGCGTTTGGCCGCGTGGGCGCCATGGTGGCTTCCGGGCTGGAGCTCTTGCGACACTCTGGACGCGAAGATCTGACCTTCGCCATTCTTGGCTTCTTGATGTTCGCTAGCTTCATCATCGTCCTATGGCTGCCGGAGTCGAGCTATGGCAGGTACACGACGCGTGGTGTTCAGCCGAAGGACGAAACGACTTTCCCGGTGCAGCAGCCTCAAGCTGTGACGGAATCCAAGGCTGCGTTGCCGGAAGTCGAGAAAAGCTGCCCGAGTCCCTCGCAAGTGCATAGAAATGGCGGTGGCAGCCATGATGCGACTG CGATGACCATGATACGCGCCATTCATGCAGTGTCGAGGTGCGTCGAGGTGCGTATCGAGATGCGCATTGCGATGAACGTCAAGCACGACGCAGCTGATGAACGTCAAGCACGACGCAGCTGA
- the LOC142558116 gene encoding uncharacterized protein LOC142558116 codes for MSNEIKMMDAVDLIASVSAPKVNFTLTLSLRIDTFAHVRMSDIGTGDIGLVPSSNHSTGYYDKECKDFFQHDSRGTSAVYFGGGDCMFAPKHGSHHSVVSFETPETVRHKMVAAYHRLGYAKTSQYVIGWSVYNVTHGMAPQSCNGTNNRINEIRKVIDDNK; via the exons ATGTCGAACGAAATCAAAATG ATGGACGCCGTAGATCTGATAGCCAGCGTCTCGGCGCCGAAGGTAAACTTCACCTTGACGCTAAGTCTACGTATTGACACATTCGCTCACGTGCGAATGTCTGACATAGGCACTGGTGACATCGGGCTCGTCCCCTCCTCCAATCACTCGACTGGCTATTACGACAAG GAATGCAAAGACTTCTTCCAGCACGACTCGAGAGGCACATCTGCAGTGTATTTCGGTGGAGGTGACTGTATGTTTGCCCCGAAGCACGGCAGCCACCACAGCGTGGTGTCCTTCGAAACGCCAGAGACGGTGCGACACAAG ATGGTCGCCGCCTACCACCGCTTGGGCTACGCGAAAACCAGCCAGTACGTCATAGGATGGAGCGTTTACAACGTCACACACGGAATGGCGCCTCAATCGTGCAACGGTACCAACAACCGCATCAATGAAATCCGCAAAGTGATCGACGACAACAAATAA